The DNA segment ACTATCTTATAATGTTCCTAAGAAATGGTTGATGTCAACTCCTTTGAGTGATGTTTCAGTCTCTGCTTTTTGTAATAATGCTTTCATTTGGACTGCTGATGACAATTATTACGTTGATCCTGAAAGTAGCACAACAGGGACGGATTTAGAAGGACAGTTCGGTGAATTATACGTGAATCCCGCAAACCGTATCTATGGCTTTAACCTAAAAATAACTTATTAAATTTAGGACACATGAAAAATATTATATTCTTATTAATTTTTACATTAGGTATCACAGCCTGTGATGATTATCTTGATATTAATCAGGATCCTAACTCTCCGACTGAAGAGAATATTACTTCTGATATGGTATTGCCGGGTGTTGAAATGAACTTGGCATCCAGTTATGGTAACTTTCTTCGTATTGTAGGTGGGTATTATGCACAACATTATGCACATAACTTTGGGACAAGTAATTATCTTGACTATTCTGAGTTTAAAATGTCTGCGACAAGGTCAAGTGGGACTTATACTCAGTTGACTGCACGTGTGCTTAATAATATAAAAACTATTCTAAAATTGTCTGAGGAAAATGAGGAATGGGGTACTTATCTTGCTGCAACTACTTTGAGAGTTTTTACCTATCAGGTGTTGGTAGATTGTTATGGTGAAGTTCCTTATACAGAAGCTTTGGATATTACTAATCTCTCTCCAAATTACGATGAGGGCATTGATGTTTATAAAGCGATACTTGCAGAATTGGATAATGCTTTGTCATTAGTTAGCCCTACAGATGCTGTGGCAACTAATTTTCTTTTTGGTACAACAACTGCTAAAGAATGGATCTCATTTGCAAAGGCGCTAAAACTTAAATTGTTGATGAGGATGAGTAGTACTTCAGACGTTAGTAGTGAGTTAGCTGCTCTAATTGCTGAGGATGATTTCCCAACAAGTGATGTGTCTTATGATGATTGTTGGACAGATGAAACAGGTAAGGCTAGCCCGTTTTACCAAGAAGAGTATGCCAATTATTTCGGATCAACTCAAATTAATGTTATAGGAAATATTGCACTTATGCAAACTATGATTGATAGTAATGACGGACGTTTGAGTCAATTTTTTGAAAAAAGTGACAAGGGAGAATATAAAGGAGGTGTTTCTGGAACTAATTTTGGCACATCTACACAGTATAAATCTGATTATTTCTGCCGTCCTGTATTTACTTATGATATGCCCGTTTACTTAATTTCTGTTTCGGAAATAGAGTTCTTCTTAGCAGAATATCATGCACGTTTTGGAACTGAAGCGAATGCCAAAATGCACTATGAAAATGCTATAAAGGCTTCCTTTGAATCTGCAGGAGTGAGCGGAATGGCTGAAAATATTTATTCAGACACGTATCCATATGACCAAGCTAACTATAAAGAGTTGATTGGAATTCAAAAATGGATTGCGTTGGGAGGAACAAATAACTTTGAAGCGTGGTGCGAGATGCGTCGATTAAATTACCCAGCATTTGGTACAGTAACCGGTGATGCAATTTATGATGAAGGCAGCGATGTTTTCCAGCAAGATCTTTATGTTCCAGGCTCATTATATACGCCAATAAAAATGAATACAAGTTTAGGCGATAATGAAATTCTTCAACGGTTTCCTTATGCAGAAAGCTCTTCTAGTAGGAATAGTAATACCCCCGAATACAAAGGTGATGATAGCCCCGTATTTTGGGCCGAATAGATTTTAAATGGTTAAAATTTACGAAATATGAAAGATAAATTAATATTAAAAATATTTATAATTACGCTTATTTCTTTAATTAGTTTAAGTTGTGATGATGATTCGACAGGTGGGGAGACCGGTTTAACTGTTTACCCTACACTTGATTTGATTGGAGAGTCTTCTGTAATTATAGAAAAGGGAGTTGATTTCGAGGATCCTGGATATACTTCTTTCTTATCTGGTGAAGATGTTTCAGATGAGGTTATCGTAACTTCTAATGTTGATGTAAATGTTCCTGGTGTTTATTTAGTAACATACGAGATTACTAATTCAGATGGTTATCCAGTTAGTAAGAGCAGAACTGTTTATGTAGCAGATACTACACCTTCCGTTATTTCTACAAGTATGCACTCTGTACTAACTGATACGCATCGTATTAATCATGATTCTGACGATGCAAGAACTGATTTTGCGGGTTATGAAGTTCTGTTTTTACAGACAGAACCAGGCGTTTTCTATTGTTCTGATTTATTAGGTGGCTATTATGATCAAAGAGCTGGTTATGGATCGGGTTATGCAATGAATGGATATTTTAAATTAAATGAGGATAATACGATTTCTTTAATTAGTAGTTCTGTGCCATCTTGGGGTGACAGTGCAGATGGTATGAGAAATGGCTTCTATGATCCATCTACAGGTAACATAGCTTGGACGATTGATTATGCTGGCATTCTTGAGTTTAATATTATTTTTGATTAATGTAAAGCAGATTAAATTATGAAAAATATTTATATATATATATTATTTCTGGTTAGCTCCTTTTTGGTTGTTTCCTGTGATAAAGAAGATATTGGAGGAACGGCTACAGAATCTATGGCTGGAGAATGGTATGTTACAGCTGTAGCGATTGATGCTGATGGAGAAGTTGTCTATGAGGATGAAGATCTTTATAACCTTGGGTCTTTCCATTTAGATACTTACAATACTGCTGACAATGTTTCCAATGAAATGTGGATTAGCGATAATGGAAATTTCTGGGATTTTAAGGTTAAAGTCGATATATTAGATGATGAAGAAATGTTGTTTACTGTTGTTGATGGACAAAATGTGGCTTACGATAGTAAGGTCAGTATTTTGGGTGTAATACTACCTAATCAAGCTACTACTCCTTCTGGAATGCCGGCTGACAGTATTTCTTTTTTTGTTGAATTTGATGATGATACTAATCCTGCTACCTACGGTTTTGATTCATATAGAGTTGCGGGATATCGTTATACTGGATTAGCAGGCGATGAATAAATTTATTGTCTAAATCGTTGATTATTAATAGATAGAAATAATCTTAAATAAGGTTTAATAATGCAAATAGGGTAGGCTTAGCTGGTCTGCCCTTTGAAAAGAACTCCGTGTACGATAATATGTCGTGCTCGGAGTTTTTTATTTTCGTTTGCATAGGTCGGATCACGCACTAAAGTTGGGTATGTTAAAAAAGTATTTAGCTGTTACATAGAAACGGATAAAATATATTGTGCAAGAAGAATTATCATCGGTGCTACTGGCTTTATTTTTACCAGTAGGGTTATGAAGTTGGCGAGAGCTTATAAGATTGTGAGTTGTCGTAGTTGTTTAAGTTGATGAGTTGTGAGTTGTGTTTTTGAGATATTGGAAATCTAGGTTTAAAATATAAATCCAAGTAGAACATAGAAGTTTTCAGTTATATAAATCCATATTCAGACCTCTCTATTAATAGATATCTTCCATTTAGAAACTAAACTATCAATAAAACGACCGCTGGGTTGGCCAGGACAATAGCCGTGGACGGCGGTGGCGAGAGCTGTAACCCGGAAAATGCATTAGAAAATCTATTACGCCTTTAAATGGCTTCAAAAGAAGTCACGACGTTACTTTTCTTCAACTCACCATGGTAGGTACTATGTCCCGTCTCAGAAAAGTCTTCTTTTATTGCCATTTCAACGCTCATGATGAAGTTCTAATACATCATCTGGAATGCAATAGTAAAGGATTTCAGAAGGTAATTCAGAGGTGTTTTTGATGTAAAGTTCTTCTTGTTCAGAATGGCAAAAATATTTGCAAGACTGCTATAAACAACTTTATCCCCAACTTCTGGCACTGGTTTCATAGGTATGACTGTTACACCTGTATTATGACCGATTATTTATTTTTGTGTATCTATATTAATCTTGTAGTATTGATGTGTATCTATCATGTAATCAGTGTTATATGATATTGTGTATTTATATTTTTTTTAGGATTCAATAAATCTTTCGATCTTGCACCCCATCATAAAAAAGATCAAAATATGCAACAAAAATTCTTCTGGGGAACCTTCATTGTTTCCATATTAGTCCTAGCCGGCTGCCATTGTCATCAAGAAGAGAGGTATGTTACCGAAGTGGAACAACGTGATTCTTGCCTTTATCTTCAGACGAATGAATTTGGAATTTGTTTTAGGCCTTTATCTAATCATGCTATTGAAGTGGAATATTTGATAGACGGACATATAAATCCGCCGTCTTATGCTCTTGTGCATGATAAAAAAGCGCATATTTCTACCTTTTTTCATAACGACGAGGATATTGTCAGTTATGGTACAGGAAGTATTACTGTTAAAATTCAAAAAAGCCCATTGCATATTTCCTATTACCGCGATGGAAGACTTCTTTTTGCTGAAGAACAAGGGCTCGTGATGAATGATTCAGTGAAGGGCTTTAGAATGAGGCTCGAGGATGATGAGAAGCTGATGGGGGGTGGTGAACGTGTGTTGGGCATGGATCGCCGTGGTAATCGCCTTCGCCTATATAATCAGGCCAGTTATGGCTATGGTACCAAAGCCGAACTGATGTATTATTCAATGCCCATTGTTATGTCTTCGCATAAATATATGTTACTATTTGATAATACGACGGATGGTTATATGGACTTGGGTAAAACAGAACACGACATCTTACAGTTTGAATCGGTAGGTGGAAGGTTGAGCTACGTGGTGACAGCTTCTGACAGCTGGCAGACTTTGACTGAGAATTATATTTGCATAACAGGAAAGCAGCCAATGCCTCCTCGTTGGGCCTTAGGTAATATTAGTTCTCGAATGGGATATCGTTCTCAGAAACAAGTGGAAGACGTGGTGGATTTATATCAGAAACATGATTTTCCGTTGGATGGTATAGTTTTGGATTTATATTGGTTTGGTCCCGATTTGAAAGGTCATATGGGTAACCTGGAATGGGATAAAAATGCTTTTCCAATGCCTGAGCAAATGATGCAGCGTTTGCATAATAAAGGGGTTAAGACCATCTTGATTACCGAACCTTTTGTTCTTGAGAAGAGTGCTAAATTTAAAGAATGTGCTGTCCAGAATCTATTGGGGACTGACTCTCTGGGGCAACCATATATTTATGATTTTTACTTTGGCACTACTGCTCTCTTAGATATTTTTAAACCAGCGACAAAAGATTGGTTTTGGAGTGTTTACAAAAAGCATACCTTAAGTGGAGTGGACGGATGGTGGGGTGATTTGGGGGAGCCGGAGGTACATCCGGATGCGCTTCAACACGTTAATGGACCAGCAAATTTATTGCATAATGTTTATGGACATGAGTGGGCTAAAACGGTTTATGAAGGCTATCAGCGTGATTTCTCCAACACGCGTCCAGTGATATTGATGCGATCGGGATTTGCGGGATCGCAGCGTTACGGAATGATACCATGGTCCGGTGATGTTAGCAGGTCATGGGAAGGCTTACAGTCGCAGGTCGAGATTTCTTTACAAATGGGAATGCAGGGGCTGGCTTATATGCATTCTGACTTGGGTGGTTTTGCGGGTGATTATAAAGATGCCGAATTATATACGCGTTGGTTGCAGTATGGTGTTTTTCAACCTGTATATCGTACGCATGCGCAGGAAGATGTGCCTCCTGAACCTGTTTTTTGGGATAAAC comes from the Saccharicrinis fermentans DSM 9555 = JCM 21142 genome and includes:
- a CDS encoding lipid-binding protein; this translates as MKNIYIYILFLVSSFLVVSCDKEDIGGTATESMAGEWYVTAVAIDADGEVVYEDEDLYNLGSFHLDTYNTADNVSNEMWISDNGNFWDFKVKVDILDDEEMLFTVVDGQNVAYDSKVSILGVILPNQATTPSGMPADSISFFVEFDDDTNPATYGFDSYRVAGYRYTGLAGDE
- a CDS encoding BT_2262 family domain-containing protein is translated as MKDKLILKIFIITLISLISLSCDDDSTGGETGLTVYPTLDLIGESSVIIEKGVDFEDPGYTSFLSGEDVSDEVIVTSNVDVNVPGVYLVTYEITNSDGYPVSKSRTVYVADTTPSVISTSMHSVLTDTHRINHDSDDARTDFAGYEVLFLQTEPGVFYCSDLLGGYYDQRAGYGSGYAMNGYFKLNEDNTISLISSSVPSWGDSADGMRNGFYDPSTGNIAWTIDYAGILEFNIIFD
- a CDS encoding SusD/RagB family nutrient-binding outer membrane lipoprotein, with amino-acid sequence MKNIIFLLIFTLGITACDDYLDINQDPNSPTEENITSDMVLPGVEMNLASSYGNFLRIVGGYYAQHYAHNFGTSNYLDYSEFKMSATRSSGTYTQLTARVLNNIKTILKLSEENEEWGTYLAATTLRVFTYQVLVDCYGEVPYTEALDITNLSPNYDEGIDVYKAILAELDNALSLVSPTDAVATNFLFGTTTAKEWISFAKALKLKLLMRMSSTSDVSSELAALIAEDDFPTSDVSYDDCWTDETGKASPFYQEEYANYFGSTQINVIGNIALMQTMIDSNDGRLSQFFEKSDKGEYKGGVSGTNFGTSTQYKSDYFCRPVFTYDMPVYLISVSEIEFFLAEYHARFGTEANAKMHYENAIKASFESAGVSGMAENIYSDTYPYDQANYKELIGIQKWIALGGTNNFEAWCEMRRLNYPAFGTVTGDAIYDEGSDVFQQDLYVPGSLYTPIKMNTSLGDNEILQRFPYAESSSSRNSNTPEYKGDDSPVFWAE
- a CDS encoding glycoside hydrolase family 31 protein, encoding MQQKFFWGTFIVSILVLAGCHCHQEERYVTEVEQRDSCLYLQTNEFGICFRPLSNHAIEVEYLIDGHINPPSYALVHDKKAHISTFFHNDEDIVSYGTGSITVKIQKSPLHISYYRDGRLLFAEEQGLVMNDSVKGFRMRLEDDEKLMGGGERVLGMDRRGNRLRLYNQASYGYGTKAELMYYSMPIVMSSHKYMLLFDNTTDGYMDLGKTEHDILQFESVGGRLSYVVTASDSWQTLTENYICITGKQPMPPRWALGNISSRMGYRSQKQVEDVVDLYQKHDFPLDGIVLDLYWFGPDLKGHMGNLEWDKNAFPMPEQMMQRLHNKGVKTILITEPFVLEKSAKFKECAVQNLLGTDSLGQPYIYDFYFGTTALLDIFKPATKDWFWSVYKKHTLSGVDGWWGDLGEPEVHPDALQHVNGPANLLHNVYGHEWAKTVYEGYQRDFSNTRPVILMRSGFAGSQRYGMIPWSGDVSRSWEGLQSQVEISLQMGMQGLAYMHSDLGGFAGDYKDAELYTRWLQYGVFQPVYRTHAQEDVPPEPVFWDKRTQDITRRYIKLRYALTPYLYTMAYVNSTKGTPLMRPLIYMDDDSALLKEKNTYLWGDNLLVAPVTEKEVKEWSVQFPQGSNWYNFFTDEKVEGGQIKSIKVDINNIPVFVKGGSFVPMVPVFSNMEAYNTQKLLLHYYDDSSVKQSHDFMYEDDGRTSGSWKNKLYEKLYFNASKEDDGLRIDIRREAFDYKGKPERRDFSLLVHQLKKEPQRVIINKEKHDFSWDKEKQLLQLDFTMDLDSMALRIQ